One genomic segment of Mycolicibacterium chubuense NBB4 includes these proteins:
- the rsmA gene encoding 16S rRNA (adenine(1518)-N(6)/adenine(1519)-N(6))-dimethyltransferase RsmA, whose product MTIRLLGRTEIRHLAKSIDFRPRKSFGQNFVHDANTVRRIVSASGVNRSDHVLEVGPGLGSLTLALLDRGARVTAVEIDPVLARQLPTTIADHSHSEINRLTVLNRDILTFQRSELTEEPTALVANLPYNVAVPALLHLLAEFPSIRTVMVMVQAEVAERLAAEPGGKDYGVPSVKVRFFGNVRRYGMVSPTVFWPIPRVYSGLVRIDRYETSPWPTDTEFRQQVFELIDVAFAQRRKTARNAFAEWAGSGNESASRLLAASIDPSRRGETLGVADFVRLLQRSEDWHVVPKATPAETAEPVTDTHDEVPSR is encoded by the coding sequence GTGACGATACGGCTGCTCGGGCGAACTGAAATTCGGCATCTGGCAAAGTCCATCGACTTCCGGCCGCGCAAATCGTTCGGGCAGAACTTCGTTCACGACGCAAACACCGTGCGGCGCATCGTCTCGGCGTCGGGTGTGAACCGGTCCGACCACGTCCTCGAGGTCGGGCCCGGTCTCGGGTCGCTGACGCTGGCGCTGCTGGACCGCGGCGCCCGGGTGACGGCGGTGGAGATCGATCCGGTGCTGGCCCGCCAGCTCCCGACGACGATCGCGGATCACTCGCACAGCGAGATCAACCGGCTCACCGTGCTCAACCGCGACATCCTGACGTTCCAGCGGTCCGAGCTGACCGAGGAGCCGACGGCGCTGGTTGCCAACCTGCCGTACAACGTGGCCGTGCCCGCGTTGCTGCACCTGCTCGCCGAGTTCCCGTCGATCCGCACCGTCATGGTGATGGTGCAGGCCGAGGTCGCCGAGCGGCTCGCCGCCGAGCCCGGCGGCAAGGACTACGGCGTCCCCAGCGTCAAGGTCCGGTTCTTCGGCAACGTCCGCCGCTACGGCATGGTGTCGCCGACGGTGTTCTGGCCGATTCCGCGGGTCTACTCGGGTCTGGTCCGGATCGACCGGTACGAGACCTCGCCGTGGCCCACCGACACCGAGTTCCGCCAGCAGGTTTTCGAGCTCATCGACGTGGCGTTCGCGCAGCGGCGCAAGACGGCACGCAACGCGTTCGCCGAGTGGGCCGGGTCGGGCAACGAGTCGGCCAGCCGACTGCTCGCCGCCAGCATCGACCCGTCTCGGCGCGGTGAGACGCTGGGCGTCGCCGATTTCGTGCGGTTGCTGCAGCGCTCCGAAGACTGGCACGTGGTTCCCAAGGCAACTCCGGCCGAGACGGCCGAGCCGGTCACCGACACCCACGACGAGGTCCCGTCGCGGTAA
- a CDS encoding resuscitation-promoting factor — protein MLLVLVFAGATAVAVHKTVTLTVDGASMTVPTMKSRVIDVIKENGFDVTDRDDVYPAPDTPVHQSDTIVLRRSRPLEISTDGGGSQQVWTTASTVQEALAQLRMTDKAPVAASRGSRVPLGGMALPVVSPKTVRLDDGGAVRTVHLAAPNVAALLDAAGAPLQQSDTVVPAPSAPVFDGMQVNVTRVRIQKVTQRLPLVPNNQRIEDPTLNMSRQIVEDPGMPGTQDVTFSVATVNGAETGRLPVANVVITPARPGVLRVGAKPGTEVPPISNGSTWDALARCEAGGNWAINTGNGFFGGVQFDQNTWERNGGLRYAQRADLATREEQIAIAEVTRARQGWGAWPVCSGRIGAS, from the coding sequence ATGTTGCTGGTGCTGGTGTTCGCGGGCGCGACCGCCGTCGCCGTGCACAAGACCGTGACCCTGACGGTCGACGGAGCCTCGATGACGGTGCCGACGATGAAGTCGCGCGTGATCGACGTCATCAAGGAGAACGGCTTCGACGTCACCGACCGCGACGACGTCTACCCGGCCCCGGACACCCCGGTGCATCAGTCCGACACCATCGTGCTGCGCCGGAGCCGGCCGCTGGAGATCTCCACCGACGGCGGCGGCAGCCAGCAGGTGTGGACCACGGCGTCGACCGTGCAGGAGGCACTGGCTCAGCTGCGGATGACGGACAAGGCACCTGTCGCGGCCTCCCGCGGCAGCCGCGTCCCCCTCGGCGGCATGGCGCTTCCGGTGGTCAGCCCCAAGACCGTCCGGCTCGACGACGGCGGAGCGGTCCGGACGGTGCACCTGGCGGCCCCGAACGTGGCGGCGCTACTCGACGCGGCGGGAGCACCTCTGCAGCAAAGTGACACGGTTGTCCCAGCACCGTCGGCGCCGGTGTTCGACGGCATGCAGGTCAACGTCACCCGGGTGCGGATCCAGAAGGTCACGCAGCGGCTGCCGCTTGTGCCGAACAACCAGCGCATCGAGGATCCGACGCTGAACATGAGCCGCCAGATCGTCGAGGATCCCGGAATGCCGGGCACGCAGGACGTCACTTTCTCGGTCGCCACCGTCAACGGCGCGGAGACGGGCAGACTGCCAGTAGCCAATGTCGTAATCACTCCGGCCCGTCCCGGTGTGCTGCGTGTCGGTGCCAAGCCGGGCACCGAAGTTCCCCCGATTTCCAATGGTTCGACCTGGGACGCACTGGCGCGCTGCGAAGCCGGAGGTAATTGGGCCATCAATACCGGCAACGGATTTTTCGGTGGCGTCCAATTTGATCAAAACACCTGGGAGCGCAACGGTGGTCTGAGGTATGCTCAGCGGGCGGATCTGGCAACCAGAGAAGAGCAGATCGCAATTGCTGAAGTGACCAGGGCGCGCCAAGGCTGGGGCGCGTGGCCGGTGTGTAGCGGGAGGATCGGTGCGTCGTGA
- a CDS encoding TatD family hydrolase, with product MSSSAQRREPPPLPEPLSPLIDAHTHLDACGADDADDVRVILDRAEGVGVRAVVTIADDLDSARWAVDAAGWDDRVYAAVALHPTRADALTGEARAEIERLAEHPRVVAIGETGLDLYWPGRLEGCADPARQREAFAWHIDLAKRTGKPLMIHNRDADADVLDVLRAEGAPENVIFHCFSSDASMARTCVDAGWVLSLSGTVSFKNARALREAARLIPAEQLLVETDAPFLTPHPYRGAPNEPYCLPYTVRALADVVGRPAEAIAEESSATAVRMYGLAGCWS from the coding sequence GTGAGCTCTTCTGCACAGCGGCGCGAGCCGCCGCCCCTTCCGGAGCCGCTCTCCCCGCTGATCGATGCTCACACCCATCTCGACGCGTGCGGGGCCGACGACGCCGACGACGTCCGCGTGATCCTCGACCGCGCCGAGGGGGTGGGGGTGCGCGCGGTGGTCACCATCGCCGACGACCTCGACTCCGCACGCTGGGCCGTCGACGCGGCCGGCTGGGACGACCGGGTCTATGCCGCGGTGGCGCTGCACCCCACCCGCGCGGACGCGCTGACCGGTGAGGCGCGTGCGGAGATCGAGCGGCTCGCCGAGCATCCGCGGGTGGTCGCGATCGGGGAGACCGGGTTGGACCTGTACTGGCCCGGCCGCTTGGAGGGCTGTGCCGACCCGGCTCGCCAGCGGGAGGCGTTCGCGTGGCACATCGACCTGGCGAAGCGGACCGGCAAGCCGCTGATGATCCACAATCGCGACGCCGACGCCGACGTGCTCGACGTCCTGCGCGCCGAGGGAGCGCCGGAGAATGTGATCTTCCACTGTTTTTCCTCGGACGCCTCGATGGCACGGACTTGCGTCGACGCCGGCTGGGTGCTCAGTCTGTCCGGGACGGTGAGCTTCAAAAACGCCCGTGCGCTGCGCGAAGCCGCCCGGCTGATCCCCGCTGAGCAGCTGCTGGTCGAGACCGACGCCCCGTTTCTGACCCCGCACCCGTACCGCGGGGCGCCGAACGAGCCCTACTGTCTGCCCTACACTGTTCGAGCGTTGGCCGACGTCGTCGGCCGGCCCGCGGAGGCGATCGCCGAAGAGAGCTCCGCGACGGCGGTGCGGATGTACGGTCTGGCGGGTTGCTGGTCCTAG
- the metG gene encoding methionine--tRNA ligase yields MSEPYYITTAIAYPNGDPHVGHAYEYIATDAIARFKRLDGFDVRFLTGTDVHGLKMAETAAKEGIPTAELARRNSDVFQRLQEKLNISFDRFIRTSDADHYEASKAIWTRMVDAGDVYLDAYSGWYSVRDERFFAENETTVAEDGVRVSIETGTPVTWTEEQTYFFRLSAYADRLLAHYAEHPEFIEPEVRRNEVVSFVSGGLRDLSISRTTFDWGVPVPGHPDHVMYVWVDALTNYLTGVGYPDTESEVFRRYWPADLHMIGKDIIRFHTVYWPAFLMSAGIELPKKVFAHGFLFNRGEKMSKSVGNVVDPNDLVDTFGLDQVRYFLLREVPFGQDGSYSEDGIIARVNADLANEFGNLAQRSLSMVAKNLDGVVPAPGDLTVEDTELLAAADALLDRVRGHYAATAMHLALEAIWSVLGAANRYFSAQEPWVLRKTDPERFGTVLYTTLEVVRIAALLCQPVMPESSAKLLDLLGQPGDRRDLTAVAARLTPGITLPAPSGVFPRYQAD; encoded by the coding sequence ATGAGCGAGCCCTACTACATCACGACGGCCATCGCCTATCCCAACGGCGACCCGCACGTCGGACACGCATACGAATACATCGCCACCGATGCGATCGCGCGGTTCAAGCGGCTGGACGGCTTCGACGTCCGCTTCCTGACCGGCACCGACGTGCACGGCCTCAAGATGGCCGAGACGGCGGCCAAGGAGGGCATCCCGACCGCCGAGCTGGCGCGGCGCAACTCCGATGTGTTCCAGCGACTGCAGGAGAAGCTCAACATCTCCTTCGACCGCTTCATCCGCACCAGCGACGCCGACCACTACGAGGCGTCCAAGGCGATCTGGACCCGCATGGTCGACGCCGGCGACGTCTACCTCGACGCGTACTCGGGCTGGTACTCGGTCCGCGACGAGCGGTTCTTCGCCGAGAACGAGACCACGGTCGCCGAGGACGGCGTCCGGGTGTCGATCGAGACCGGCACCCCGGTGACGTGGACCGAGGAGCAGACGTATTTCTTCCGGCTCTCGGCGTACGCCGACCGGCTGCTCGCCCACTACGCCGAACACCCGGAGTTCATCGAACCCGAGGTGCGGCGCAACGAGGTCGTCAGCTTCGTCTCCGGCGGCCTGCGCGACCTGTCGATCTCGCGGACGACGTTCGACTGGGGCGTGCCGGTGCCCGGCCATCCCGACCACGTCATGTACGTGTGGGTCGATGCGCTGACCAACTACCTGACCGGCGTCGGCTATCCCGACACCGAGTCCGAGGTGTTCCGCCGGTACTGGCCCGCCGACCTGCACATGATCGGCAAGGACATCATCCGGTTCCACACGGTGTACTGGCCGGCGTTTCTGATGTCGGCCGGCATCGAGTTGCCGAAGAAGGTCTTCGCGCACGGCTTCCTGTTCAACCGCGGCGAGAAGATGAGCAAGTCGGTCGGCAACGTCGTCGACCCCAACGACCTCGTCGACACGTTCGGGCTGGACCAGGTGCGCTACTTCCTGCTGCGCGAGGTGCCGTTCGGCCAGGACGGGAGTTACAGCGAAGACGGCATCATCGCCCGGGTCAACGCCGACCTCGCCAACGAGTTCGGCAACCTGGCGCAGCGGTCCCTGTCGATGGTCGCCAAGAATCTCGACGGCGTGGTGCCCGCACCGGGTGATCTCACCGTCGAGGACACCGAGTTGCTCGCCGCCGCCGACGCACTGCTGGACCGGGTGCGCGGCCACTACGCGGCGACGGCCATGCACCTGGCGTTGGAGGCGATCTGGTCGGTGCTGGGTGCGGCCAACCGCTACTTCTCGGCGCAGGAACCGTGGGTGCTGCGCAAGACCGATCCGGAGCGGTTCGGCACGGTGCTCTACACGACGCTGGAGGTGGTGCGCATCGCCGCGCTGCTCTGCCAGCCGGTCATGCCGGAGTCGTCGGCCAAGCTGCTCGACCTGCTCGGCCAGCCCGGCGACCGGCGCGATCTCACGGCCGTGGCCGCGCGCCTGACGCCCGGGATCACGCTGCCCGCGCCGTCGGGCGTCTTCCCGCGGTACCAGGCGGACTGA